A portion of the Echeneis naucrates chromosome 5, fEcheNa1.1, whole genome shotgun sequence genome contains these proteins:
- the LOC115043635 gene encoding complement decay-accelerating factor isoform X3: MDFSPHTDGRRGYLLLLFVFVLEAAASCPKPHGRENIVLTNEALLLNTFPEGVVVLFECANGYEKESGSGVTTCTGGSWTELDLICKKIDCGLPTPQEHMSFNLSRGTLFGALISISCDKGYQVYGSSFKRCYATGWRGRATCQLVKCASPENLSNGKTVWDSTDRPKYGEVIRFVCNEGYTLVGGDSSMCDEKGKYNPPPPVCEALTAEDITTTKIVATTTSPEPDLSTFTESPAMATKRAVAASATPTVKSAEGGTKDILSVVEEATTASVTTDSSDLQDSNMKTGIGSGYIYIILAVTCVLVVAGVIAIFISKFLLRRKGSVHGAAPIC, translated from the exons ATGGACTTTTCACCGCACACTGACGGGCGGAGGGgatacctgctgctgctgtttgtctttgtgctggaagcagcag CCAGCTGTCCAAAGCCTCATGGAAGGGAAAATATTGTCCTAACCAACGAAGCCCTTCTACTGAATACGTTTCCAGAAGGAGTTGTCGTCCTTTTCGAGTGTGCTAATGGATATGAGAAAGAAAGTGGCTCGGGAGTTACAACCTGCACGGGTGGAAGTTGGACTGAGCTGGATCTTATTTGCAAAA AGATAGACTGTGGACTGCCTACGCCTCAGGAACATATGAGCTTTAACTTGAGCAGAGGTACCCTGTTTGGTGCCCTCATAAGCATCTCATGTGATAAAGG ATACCAGGTTTATGGCTCAAGCTTCAAACGGTGCTACGCTACAGGGTGGAGAGGGAGAGCCACATGTCAAC TGGTGAAGTGTGCGTCACCTGAAAACCTATCCAACGGCAAGACCGTGTGGGACTCTACAGACAGGCCGAAATACGGAGAAGTCATACGTTTTGTTTGTAATGAGGGATACACCCTCGTCGGTGGGGACAGCAGCATGTGTGACGAAAAAGGGAAATACAACCCTCCGCCTCCTGTATGTGAAG CACTGACAGCAGAGGATATAACTACAACAAAAATAGTAGCAACCACTACTTCACCAGAACCAG ACTTGTCCACTTTTACAGAGTCACCTGCCATGGCCACAAAAAGAGCAGTAGCAGCAAGTGCAACACCAACTGTCAAATCTGCAGAAGGAG GTACTAAAGACATTTTGTCAGTGGTGGAGGAAGCCACTACAGCCAGCGTAACGACAGATTCTTCAG ACCTACAGGACAGCAACATGAAGACTGGCATAGGCAGTG gatacatatatattatactTGCTGTGACATGCGTTTTAGTAG ttGCAGGTGTGATTGCAATCTTCATATCCAAGTTTCTTTTGAGGAGAAAAGG CTCAGTACATGGAGCCGCGCCTATCTGTTAA
- the LOC115043635 gene encoding complement decay-accelerating factor isoform X1: MDFSPHTDGRRGYLLLLFVFVLEAAASCPKPHGRENIVLTNEALLLNTFPEGVVVLFECANGYEKESGSGVTTCTGGSWTELDLICKKIDCGLPTPQEHMSFNLSRGTLFGALISISCDKGYQVYGSSFKRCYATGWRGRATCQLVKCASPENLSNGKTVWDSTDRPKYGEVIRFVCNEGYTLVGGDSSMCDEKGKYNPPPPVCEALTAEDITTTKIVATTTSPEPDLSTFTESPAMATKRAVAASATPTVKSAEGGTKDILSVVEEATTASVTTDSSDLQDSNMKTGIGSGYIYIILAVTCVLVVAGVIAIFISKFLLRRKGSYDTREDLKPELLQFQNL, from the exons ATGGACTTTTCACCGCACACTGACGGGCGGAGGGgatacctgctgctgctgtttgtctttgtgctggaagcagcag CCAGCTGTCCAAAGCCTCATGGAAGGGAAAATATTGTCCTAACCAACGAAGCCCTTCTACTGAATACGTTTCCAGAAGGAGTTGTCGTCCTTTTCGAGTGTGCTAATGGATATGAGAAAGAAAGTGGCTCGGGAGTTACAACCTGCACGGGTGGAAGTTGGACTGAGCTGGATCTTATTTGCAAAA AGATAGACTGTGGACTGCCTACGCCTCAGGAACATATGAGCTTTAACTTGAGCAGAGGTACCCTGTTTGGTGCCCTCATAAGCATCTCATGTGATAAAGG ATACCAGGTTTATGGCTCAAGCTTCAAACGGTGCTACGCTACAGGGTGGAGAGGGAGAGCCACATGTCAAC TGGTGAAGTGTGCGTCACCTGAAAACCTATCCAACGGCAAGACCGTGTGGGACTCTACAGACAGGCCGAAATACGGAGAAGTCATACGTTTTGTTTGTAATGAGGGATACACCCTCGTCGGTGGGGACAGCAGCATGTGTGACGAAAAAGGGAAATACAACCCTCCGCCTCCTGTATGTGAAG CACTGACAGCAGAGGATATAACTACAACAAAAATAGTAGCAACCACTACTTCACCAGAACCAG ACTTGTCCACTTTTACAGAGTCACCTGCCATGGCCACAAAAAGAGCAGTAGCAGCAAGTGCAACACCAACTGTCAAATCTGCAGAAGGAG GTACTAAAGACATTTTGTCAGTGGTGGAGGAAGCCACTACAGCCAGCGTAACGACAGATTCTTCAG ACCTACAGGACAGCAACATGAAGACTGGCATAGGCAGTG gatacatatatattatactTGCTGTGACATGCGTTTTAGTAG ttGCAGGTGTGATTGCAATCTTCATATCCAAGTTTCTTTTGAGGAGAAAAGG CTCATATGACACCAGAGAAGACCTGAAGCCGGAGTTATTACAGTTCCAAAATCTTTAG
- the LOC115043635 gene encoding complement decay-accelerating factor isoform X2, translating into MDFSPHTDGRRGYLLLLFVFVLEAAASCPKPHGRENIVLTNEALLLNTFPEGVVVLFECANGYEKESGSGVTTCTGGSWTELDLICKKIDCGLPTPQEHMSFNLSRGTLFGALISISCDKGYQVYGSSFKRCYATGWRGRATCQLVKCASPENLSNGKTVWDSTDRPKYGEVIRFVCNEGYTLVGGDSSMCDEKGKYNPPPPVCEALTAEDITTTKIVATTTSPEPESPAMATKRAVAASATPTVKSAEGGTKDILSVVEEATTASVTTDSSDLQDSNMKTGIGSGYIYIILAVTCVLVVAGVIAIFISKFLLRRKGSYDTREDLKPELLQFQNL; encoded by the exons ATGGACTTTTCACCGCACACTGACGGGCGGAGGGgatacctgctgctgctgtttgtctttgtgctggaagcagcag CCAGCTGTCCAAAGCCTCATGGAAGGGAAAATATTGTCCTAACCAACGAAGCCCTTCTACTGAATACGTTTCCAGAAGGAGTTGTCGTCCTTTTCGAGTGTGCTAATGGATATGAGAAAGAAAGTGGCTCGGGAGTTACAACCTGCACGGGTGGAAGTTGGACTGAGCTGGATCTTATTTGCAAAA AGATAGACTGTGGACTGCCTACGCCTCAGGAACATATGAGCTTTAACTTGAGCAGAGGTACCCTGTTTGGTGCCCTCATAAGCATCTCATGTGATAAAGG ATACCAGGTTTATGGCTCAAGCTTCAAACGGTGCTACGCTACAGGGTGGAGAGGGAGAGCCACATGTCAAC TGGTGAAGTGTGCGTCACCTGAAAACCTATCCAACGGCAAGACCGTGTGGGACTCTACAGACAGGCCGAAATACGGAGAAGTCATACGTTTTGTTTGTAATGAGGGATACACCCTCGTCGGTGGGGACAGCAGCATGTGTGACGAAAAAGGGAAATACAACCCTCCGCCTCCTGTATGTGAAG CACTGACAGCAGAGGATATAACTACAACAAAAATAGTAGCAACCACTACTTCACCAGAACCAG AGTCACCTGCCATGGCCACAAAAAGAGCAGTAGCAGCAAGTGCAACACCAACTGTCAAATCTGCAGAAGGAG GTACTAAAGACATTTTGTCAGTGGTGGAGGAAGCCACTACAGCCAGCGTAACGACAGATTCTTCAG ACCTACAGGACAGCAACATGAAGACTGGCATAGGCAGTG gatacatatatattatactTGCTGTGACATGCGTTTTAGTAG ttGCAGGTGTGATTGCAATCTTCATATCCAAGTTTCTTTTGAGGAGAAAAGG CTCATATGACACCAGAGAAGACCTGAAGCCGGAGTTATTACAGTTCCAAAATCTTTAG